One region of Flavobacterium sp. KACC 22763 genomic DNA includes:
- a CDS encoding Lrp/AsnC family transcriptional regulator: MSKFRLDEVDHQILDMLIDNTRVPFTDIAKKLLISAGTVHVRVKKMEDAGIIMGSSLALDYDKLGYSFIAYVGVFLNNTSQTKFVLERINQIPFVTVASVTTGKFNIFCKIRAKDTKHAKEVIFMIDDIDGVYRTETMISLEESINDKKRLMHTIFKNM, encoded by the coding sequence ATGAGTAAATTTCGTTTAGATGAAGTAGATCACCAGATTTTAGATATGTTAATAGACAATACGAGAGTTCCGTTTACTGACATTGCAAAAAAACTTTTGATATCTGCTGGTACAGTACACGTTAGAGTTAAAAAGATGGAAGATGCCGGTATCATCATGGGATCTTCATTAGCCTTAGATTACGATAAATTAGGTTATTCATTTATTGCTTATGTAGGGGTTTTCCTTAATAATACATCTCAGACTAAATTTGTATTAGAGCGAATCAATCAAATTCCATTCGTAACTGTAGCTTCTGTAACTACAGGAAAATTCAACATCTTTTGCAAAATTAGAGCAAAAGATACTAAGCACGCAAAAGAAGTTATCTTTATGATTGACGATATTGATGGTGTTTACAGAACAGAAACAATGATTTCATTAGAGGAAAGTATAAACGATAAGAAGCGTTTGATGCATACTATTTTCAAAAATATGTAA
- a CDS encoding M14 family metallopeptidase, with translation MNLEQLFTQYKEQSISGRYLTLDHIKPLLDKLNTNGQVKIIGTSVLGEPIYSYQIGTGKTRAYLWSQMHGNESTTTKALFDFINLLNDDTDFAKQMLNTFTFYCIPMLNPDGARLYTRANANEIDLNRDSQDLTQPESKVLRQVFEEFKPDFCFNLHDQRTIFGAGTTGKPATVSFLAPSYNEEREVNENRLKAINVIAGINEELQKYIPGQVGRFDDSFNINCIGDTFQYLGVPTILFEAGHFPEDYEREITRKFIFFALILSFKQISENDLVSNRFSEYLNISQNNVVFYDFMYKNVKINYDGIEIITNFVAQYKEELIENKIHFNAYIVEVGELENYFGHYEYDAKGAEYSDDLQNFPKTGQKANFYLNKNVKFVNGLIKS, from the coding sequence ATGAATTTAGAACAGCTTTTTACGCAATACAAAGAACAATCCATTTCTGGCAGATATCTTACATTAGACCATATTAAACCGCTTTTAGATAAGTTAAATACAAATGGTCAGGTTAAGATTATTGGTACATCTGTTTTAGGTGAACCTATATATAGTTATCAAATTGGAACGGGAAAAACACGTGCTTACTTATGGTCTCAAATGCACGGAAACGAAAGCACAACAACAAAAGCTTTATTTGATTTCATAAATCTATTGAATGACGATACCGACTTTGCAAAGCAAATGTTGAATACTTTTACGTTTTACTGCATTCCTATGCTTAATCCTGATGGAGCAAGACTTTATACAAGAGCAAATGCAAATGAAATAGATCTAAATCGTGATTCGCAAGATTTAACGCAGCCAGAAAGCAAAGTGCTTCGCCAAGTATTTGAAGAATTTAAGCCTGATTTCTGTTTTAATTTACATGACCAGCGCACCATATTTGGAGCAGGAACAACAGGAAAACCTGCTACAGTATCTTTCTTGGCTCCATCTTATAATGAGGAAAGAGAAGTAAACGAAAATAGATTAAAAGCCATAAATGTCATTGCAGGAATCAATGAAGAGCTTCAAAAATACATCCCTGGACAAGTTGGACGTTTTGATGACTCCTTCAATATTAATTGTATAGGAGACACTTTTCAGTATTTAGGTGTACCAACTATCTTATTTGAGGCAGGACATTTTCCGGAGGATTACGAACGAGAGATTACTAGGAAATTCATATTTTTCGCGTTAATTTTAAGCTTCAAGCAGATATCCGAAAACGATTTAGTTAGCAATAGATTTTCTGAATATTTGAATATTTCACAAAATAATGTGGTTTTTTATGATTTTATGTATAAAAATGTCAAAATAAATTATGATGGTATCGAAATTATTACGAATTTTGTCGCTCAATACAAAGAAGAATTAATCGAAAATAAGATTCATTTTAACGCTTACATAGTTGAAGTAGGCGAATTGGAAAATTATTTTGGACATTATGAATACGACGCAAAAGGCGCAGAATATTCGGACGATTTACAAAACTTTCCTAAAACGGGTCAAAAAGCAAATTTTTATTTAAATAAAAATGTTAAATTTGTTAACGGATTAATAAAAAGTTAA
- a CDS encoding phosphoenolpyruvate carboxylase translates to MYTLPKIERFNQDVLSKYHIYNSVFITLPFDSIDNTGVLLPLFTETCETGFKKQETPKEIVDFFSNKFLSNASEEEKIDLMFRFIQYIERQIVLFDAIEDAAFPEVNNMEGRGSLRDIKEKSDAKEKDEELSEFLESFNVRTVLTAHPTQFYPGPVLGIINDLTEAIRQNDLLQIKQLLAQLGKTPFIQKEKPNPYDEAVSLIWYLENVFYATAGEIVHYLQKNILEGNPIHNQLIKLGFWPGGDRDGNPFVTTDITLKVADRLRTSILKCYYVEMRNLKRKLTFSGVDDLVAELEHKLYRSVFYSKGDIFITLEELLTQLNKIRAIIIEKHQSLYLDELDALLVKVNLFGFHFATLDIRQNSKIHNAVFKDVVNYYLNSGSDVFPKNYYELTEDQKIDVLSKIKGNLNPADFENEITRYTLESVQAIKTIQQNNGEEGANRYIISNNESALNVMETFAMIRLNNWEKPTVDIIPLFESVDDLQNAHTIMEQLYTNPEYAKHLKSRGNKQTIMLGFSDGTKDGGYLMANWSIYQAKISLTKISREYGIKAIFFDGRGGPPARGGGKTHKFYASLGPKIENNEIQITVQGQTISSNFGTLDSCRYNIENLLSAGVTNQVFSKEKNELTAEETQILTDLANLGYDKYLSFKNHPKFIPYLEKMSTLKYYSKTNIGSRPSKRSKSESLDFADLRAIPFVGSWSQLKQNVPGFFGVGSALRHFEESGQWDKVSDLYHNSLFFKTLLENSMMSLAKSFLPLTAYMKNDPEFGEFWQIIYDEFSETKRLLLKIAGHKTLMENYPDGIASIQIRERIVLPLLTIQQYALLRINELNKAEKPNEELVKVYEKIVTRSLFGNTNASRNSA, encoded by the coding sequence ATGTATACGTTGCCAAAAATTGAGCGTTTTAATCAAGACGTTCTCTCAAAATACCACATTTATAATAGTGTTTTTATAACATTACCCTTTGATTCTATAGATAATACAGGAGTTTTACTTCCTTTATTTACAGAAACTTGCGAAACAGGCTTTAAAAAACAGGAAACACCAAAAGAAATTGTTGATTTCTTCTCAAATAAATTCTTAAGTAATGCTTCTGAAGAAGAAAAAATCGACCTTATGTTTCGATTTATTCAATATATAGAGCGTCAAATTGTATTATTTGATGCTATTGAAGATGCTGCTTTTCCGGAAGTTAACAATATGGAAGGACGTGGATCTCTTCGTGACATCAAAGAAAAATCGGATGCTAAAGAGAAAGATGAAGAATTAAGTGAATTTCTAGAAAGCTTCAATGTTCGTACGGTTTTAACAGCACACCCAACTCAATTTTATCCTGGACCTGTTTTAGGAATTATCAATGACTTGACGGAAGCAATTCGTCAAAATGATTTGCTGCAAATTAAACAATTACTAGCTCAATTAGGAAAAACGCCTTTCATTCAGAAAGAAAAACCAAATCCTTACGATGAAGCGGTAAGTTTAATTTGGTACCTTGAAAATGTATTTTATGCTACAGCAGGAGAAATTGTTCATTACTTGCAAAAAAATATTTTAGAAGGAAATCCCATTCACAACCAATTGATCAAACTTGGTTTCTGGCCAGGAGGAGATCGTGACGGAAATCCGTTTGTTACTACAGACATTACACTTAAAGTTGCAGATCGTTTGCGTACTTCAATTTTAAAGTGCTATTATGTAGAAATGAGAAACTTAAAACGTAAGTTAACTTTCTCAGGTGTAGATGATTTGGTTGCTGAACTTGAACATAAACTTTATCGTTCTGTATTTTATTCTAAAGGAGATATTTTTATCACATTAGAGGAATTATTAACGCAATTAAACAAAATTCGAGCTATAATTATTGAGAAGCATCAGTCTTTATATTTGGATGAATTAGATGCGCTTTTGGTAAAAGTTAATTTATTCGGATTCCATTTTGCAACTTTAGATATTCGTCAGAATAGTAAAATTCACAATGCAGTTTTCAAAGATGTTGTGAATTACTATTTGAATTCTGGTTCGGATGTTTTCCCGAAAAATTATTACGAATTGACAGAAGATCAAAAAATTGATGTTTTATCGAAAATTAAAGGAAATCTAAATCCAGCTGACTTTGAAAACGAAATCACGAGATATACTTTAGAATCTGTTCAAGCTATTAAAACGATTCAGCAAAACAATGGTGAAGAAGGAGCAAACCGTTATATTATTAGCAATAACGAAAGTGCTCTGAATGTTATGGAAACTTTTGCCATGATTCGTTTGAACAATTGGGAAAAGCCAACAGTAGATATTATTCCCCTTTTTGAATCTGTAGATGATTTGCAAAATGCACATACTATTATGGAGCAATTGTACACGAATCCAGAATATGCTAAACATTTGAAATCAAGAGGAAATAAACAAACTATCATGCTTGGATTCTCAGACGGAACGAAAGATGGTGGTTATTTAATGGCAAACTGGAGTATTTATCAAGCTAAAATTTCGTTGACAAAAATTTCTAGAGAATACGGAATTAAAGCGATTTTCTTTGACGGACGTGGTGGACCTCCAGCTCGTGGTGGTGGAAAAACTCACAAGTTCTACGCATCTCTTGGTCCAAAAATTGAAAACAACGAAATTCAAATTACAGTTCAAGGTCAAACAATCAGTTCTAATTTTGGAACTTTAGATTCTTGCCGTTATAATATCGAAAACTTATTAAGTGCTGGTGTTACCAATCAAGTATTTAGTAAAGAGAAAAACGAATTAACTGCGGAAGAAACTCAGATTTTGACTGATTTGGCTAATCTAGGGTATGATAAATATTTAAGCTTTAAAAATCATCCGAAGTTTATTCCGTACTTAGAGAAAATGAGTACGCTTAAATATTACTCAAAAACAAATATTGGAAGCCGTCCTTCTAAAAGAAGCAAATCTGAATCATTAGATTTTGCCGATTTAAGAGCGATTCCGTTTGTGGGTTCATGGAGCCAGTTAAAACAGAACGTTCCTGGATTCTTTGGAGTAGGTTCAGCATTGAGACATTTTGAGGAATCAGGACAATGGGACAAAGTAAGTGATTTGTATCATAATTCATTATTTTTCAAAACATTGCTTGAAAACAGTATGATGTCATTAGCAAAATCTTTCTTGCCATTGACAGCTTACATGAAAAATGATCCTGAGTTTGGTGAATTCTGGCAGATTATCTACGATGAATTCTCAGAAACAAAACGTCTTTTATTGAAAATTGCTGGTCATAAAACATTAATGGAAAATTATCCTGATGGTATTGCTTCAATTCAGATAAGAGAGCGCATTGTTTTACCGTTGTTGACTATTCAGCAATATGCTTTATTGAGAATTAATGAGTTAAATAAAGCGGAAAAGCCAAATGAAGAATTGGTTAAAGTTTATGAGAAAATCGTAACGAGATCATTATTTGGAAATACTAACGCAAGTAGAAACTCAGCTTAA
- a CDS encoding helix-turn-helix domain-containing protein, with protein MVNIDDFVKRLESVLEYYGLNASAFADKIGVQRSSMSHLLSGRNKPSLDFVMKILEVFPDVDLYWILTGKGSFPKNNNEEVDETQKSSPSILPNQNMGNDLFSAIEINSEEEEKRELKKSSAPKNTDFNLEDGEIEKIVLFYKNGTFKAYSP; from the coding sequence ATGGTAAACATAGATGATTTTGTAAAAAGACTTGAATCCGTATTAGAATATTATGGCTTAAATGCCTCTGCTTTTGCTGATAAAATTGGAGTGCAACGTTCTAGCATGTCACATCTTTTATCAGGCAGAAATAAGCCTAGTTTAGATTTTGTAATGAAAATTTTGGAAGTTTTTCCCGATGTAGATCTATATTGGATTTTGACAGGAAAAGGAAGTTTTCCAAAAAACAATAATGAAGAAGTGGATGAAACTCAAAAGTCCTCTCCTTCTATTCTGCCAAATCAGAATATGGGAAATGATTTATTTTCGGCTATAGAAATAAATTCTGAAGAAGAAGAAAAAAGAGAACTCAAAAAATCTTCAGCTCCAAAAAACACAGATTTTAATTTGGAAGATGGCGAAATTGAAAAAATCGTCTTATTTTATAAAAACGGCACCTTTAAGGCCTATTCTCCGTAA
- a CDS encoding DinB family protein has product MRAAELLDNEYSGHFGTYIKAAGDGILIEELEISLHEFIRFVQNIPMDKFDYRYAEGKWTIKDIIQHVIDTERIFAYRALRFSRNDKTPLPSFEENDYADNTDSNKRSIQDLLTEFSAVRHSNLLFYKSLSEEQLKRIGTASNNPISVRALGFVMIGHQKHHQKVFEERYL; this is encoded by the coding sequence ATGAGAGCAGCAGAATTATTAGACAATGAATATTCAGGCCATTTTGGTACTTATATCAAAGCGGCTGGAGATGGAATTTTAATTGAAGAATTAGAAATTTCGCTTCACGAGTTTATCCGATTTGTTCAAAATATTCCAATGGATAAATTTGATTATCGTTATGCCGAAGGAAAATGGACTATAAAGGACATTATTCAGCATGTTATCGATACAGAGCGAATTTTTGCTTATCGTGCTTTACGTTTTTCAAGAAACGACAAAACGCCTTTGCCGAGTTTTGAAGAAAATGATTACGCAGATAATACAGATTCAAATAAGAGAAGCATTCAAGATTTATTAACTGAATTTTCGGCTGTGAGACATTCTAATTTGTTGTTTTATAAAAGCTTATCTGAGGAACAGCTTAAACGAATTGGAACTGCATCAAATAATCCGATTTCTGTTCGCGCTTTAGGTTTTGTCATGATTGGACATCAAAAACATCATCAGAAAGTTTTTGAGGAAAGATATTTGTAA
- a CDS encoding 1-acyl-sn-glycerol-3-phosphate acyltransferase, whose amino-acid sequence MKKLLYKFIFYKLMGWKIVGMENAEVKKCVLVVMPHTSNHDFYIGLLTRGISGLQMNFVAKKELFRFPFGFYFRNVGGEPLDRSGGLNKVDAIASIFDRKETFRLAVAPEGTRKKVNELKTGFYFIALKANVPIVPVAFDWGKKEVNIGKAIYPTGNYEADYEILKKHYEGVLGKIPENGIKL is encoded by the coding sequence ATGAAAAAACTGTTGTACAAATTCATCTTTTACAAGCTAATGGGCTGGAAGATAGTGGGAATGGAGAATGCTGAAGTAAAAAAATGTGTATTAGTAGTGATGCCACATACAAGCAATCATGACTTTTATATAGGTCTTTTGACTCGTGGCATATCTGGATTGCAGATGAATTTTGTAGCAAAGAAGGAATTATTTAGATTTCCTTTTGGTTTTTATTTTAGAAATGTCGGCGGTGAGCCATTAGATCGTTCGGGCGGATTGAATAAAGTAGATGCCATTGCTTCGATTTTTGATAGAAAAGAAACCTTTCGTTTGGCCGTTGCTCCGGAAGGAACCAGAAAAAAAGTAAATGAACTAAAAACCGGATTTTATTTTATCGCGCTTAAAGCGAATGTGCCAATTGTTCCCGTTGCTTTTGATTGGGGCAAAAAAGAAGTCAATATAGGTAAAGCAATTTATCCGACTGGAAATTACGAAGCCGATTATGAAATTTTGAAAAAGCACTATGAAGGTGTTTTAGGAAAAATTCCTGAAAATGGTATCAAATTGTAA